Below is a window of Planctomycetota bacterium DNA.
GCCTCTATCTGCGCGACGAGATGCTGGCGCCGATGATGGGCAAGAAGGACGCCTTCAAGTACGCGCCCTTTCTGCTGACGCTGTTCTTCCTGATTCTGGCGCTGAATCTTTTCGGCATGATTCCGCTGCAGGACATGCAGGCCATCACCGGAACCTGGCTGCAGGACGCCGAGCTCTCGGTGGTCGGCGGAACCGCCACGGCCAACATCACCGTCAACGCGGTGCTGGCGTTCTTCGTCTTCATCGTGGTGCAGGTGCATGGTCTGCGCGAGCTCGGCCTCAAGGGCTGGCTCGAGCATCTCTGCGGCGGCCATGAACTGGTCGCCGGCCCCAAGCCGCTGCTGCTGGTGGTGCCGATGATCTTTCTGGTCGAGCTGATGGGCCTCATCATCAAGCCCTCGGCTCTCTGCATTCGACTTTTCGCCAACATGTTCGGCGGCCACACGCTGCTGGCCACCTTCCTGATGTTCGGCGGCATGACTTGGGCGGGCACGCAGAATGGCTGGGCCACCGGCGGCGTCACGCTGCTCTCGGGCCTCTTCGCCGTCGCGATCACCTTCATGGAATTGTTCGTCGCCTTCCTGCAAGCGTTTGTGTTCATGTTCCTCAGCGCGGTGTTCATCAGTCTGATGAGCCACCACGACGAGGAGCACGCGCACGAGGAGCATGATGTGGAAGATGACATTCTGGCGGCGGCGCACTGACTTTTGACGGAACAACTTCGGGTTCGCGTGGACCCGCTCGGACACTGGCCTTGGTTGTGGGAACCCGGGCTCGAATCGAAACCCTGATGCGTCCCACCGCATCGCGACACTGACACTGGAGACCTTGTAATGAAGAACATCGTGACCTTTGGTATGGCAGCACTCTTTGTGACCCTGTTCGCGGCTTCGCCCGCATTGGCGCAGGACACCGCAGCAGCGGTGCATGCCGCTGGCGCAGTCAATCCGGGCCTTGGCATCGGCGGCGGCATCGCTGCCGGCCTGGCCGCGGTCGGAGCCGGCATCGGCATCGGCCGCATCGGAGGCAGCGCTCTGGAGAGCATCGCCCGTCAGCCCGAAATGGCCGGCAAGATCTTCATTCAAATGATTTTGACCGCCGCTCTCGTCGAAGGCGTGGCCCTCTTCGCGGTGGTCGTTGGTTTGCTCATCGGTTTCATCAAGTGATTGATCAGGTGCGGACCGGCGCGGGCGAAATCCCGCGCCGGCCCCGCACATTTCCCGGGTTGCAGCGATGATCATGCTGCAATCCACACTGTATTGAGAGGTTTCCCATGAATATTCTTCTTCTTGCTAGCGAGACCGCGGAAGGCGCCGCTCAGAGTCCCCTGGACATGAAGCTGCTTCCCGCCATCAGCACCGTGGTGGTGTTCCTTGTCGCCCTGGGCATTTTCGCCTTCGTGGTGTGGCCGAAGATCACCAAGGCCCTCGACGCCCGCGACGAGAAGATTCTCGGCGAGATCCGCGCCGCCGAGGCCGCTCAGGCCAAGGCCAAGGCCGCCCAGGGCGAGTTCGAGAAGAAGCTTGAGGAGGCGCGCGCCGCCGCCGACGACATGATCCGCAAGGCTCGTGGAGAGGCCGACCGCCAGGCGGAGGAACTTCGCTCCCGCAGCCAGCGTGAGCTGGACGAGATGCGACAGCGAGCCACGCAGGAGCTTGAGAGCGCCAAGCGCACCGCGCTGGCCGAAATCCACGCCACCGCCGCGACTCTCGCCACCGCTGTGGCTGGGAAAATTCTCAAGCGCGAGATCCAGCCCGGCGACCAGAAGCGCCTGGTGGATGAGAGCCTCGCCGAGATGACCAGTCGCTAAGACCCGACCGAAGCACGCACGCACGAACCATCACTCAACAGGAATCCAATGCCAGCCCAAGTGGACCGAGTCGCGAAGATGTATGCCGAGAGCCTGCTCTCCCTGGCTTTGGCCAAGGGCGGCGA
It encodes the following:
- the atpB gene encoding F0F1 ATP synthase subunit A — its product is MTFILASGHSPISHVLDSPVRIGGQVPFNGLTLQVVSLFIGLALFLGVLLFASKNIKTGPESMGHRRYLSRGRIAQLIEVICLYLRDEMLAPMMGKKDAFKYAPFLLTLFFLILALNLFGMIPLQDMQAITGTWLQDAELSVVGGTATANITVNAVLAFFVFIVVQVHGLRELGLKGWLEHLCGGHELVAGPKPLLLVVPMIFLVELMGLIIKPSALCIRLFANMFGGHTLLATFLMFGGMTWAGTQNGWATGGVTLLSGLFAVAITFMELFVAFLQAFVFMFLSAVFISLMSHHDEEHAHEEHDVEDDILAAAH
- the atpE gene encoding ATP synthase F0 subunit C — its product is MAALFVTLFAASPALAQDTAAAVHAAGAVNPGLGIGGGIAAGLAAVGAGIGIGRIGGSALESIARQPEMAGKIFIQMILTAALVEGVALFAVVVGLLIGFIK
- the atpF gene encoding F0F1 ATP synthase subunit B — its product is MNILLLASETAEGAAQSPLDMKLLPAISTVVVFLVALGIFAFVVWPKITKALDARDEKILGEIRAAEAAQAKAKAAQGEFEKKLEEARAAADDMIRKARGEADRQAEELRSRSQRELDEMRQRATQELESAKRTALAEIHATAATLATAVAGKILKREIQPGDQKRLVDESLAEMTSR